One Phocaeicola dorei genomic region harbors:
- a CDS encoding GntR family transcriptional regulator, whose amino-acid sequence MKVTFGQQTTKVKQLADLLSQEISMGKYRSDCTLPSINKLSRDYQVSRDTVFKAFIDLKDRGIIDSTPGKGYYVTNKLTNILLLLDEYSPFKYSLYNSFIKKLSINYKVDLLFHQYNERLFNTILRESIGRYNKYIVMNFDNEKLSPHLYKIDSSKLLLLDFGKFDKKDYSYVCQDFDDSFYHALAALKEHLRKYQRLVLLFPEDIKHPRSSCQYFNCFCQDYHIDSAIVENTDRIQVRKGEVYIAIRQIEVVNIIKQSRTTGLKCGEDFGLIAYNDTPAYEVIDQGITVLSINWEELGRKAAEFVLTGQEIRTYLPTEVHLRNSI is encoded by the coding sequence ATGAAAGTTACCTTTGGACAGCAGACCACTAAAGTGAAACAACTGGCTGATTTACTCAGTCAGGAGATTTCCATGGGCAAATATAGATCGGACTGCACATTACCGTCCATCAACAAACTGAGCCGTGACTATCAAGTATCGCGGGATACAGTATTCAAAGCATTCATTGATTTAAAAGACCGGGGAATAATAGACTCTACTCCGGGAAAAGGTTACTACGTTACCAACAAGCTTACAAACATTCTGCTTCTGCTGGACGAGTATTCTCCCTTTAAATACTCGTTATATAATAGTTTTATCAAAAAACTATCCATCAACTACAAAGTAGATTTATTGTTTCATCAATATAATGAACGACTTTTCAATACCATCTTACGTGAATCAATAGGCAGATACAACAAATACATTGTGATGAACTTCGACAATGAGAAACTATCCCCCCATCTTTACAAAATAGATTCGTCTAAGTTACTGCTGTTGGATTTCGGGAAGTTCGATAAAAAGGATTATTCATACGTATGTCAGGATTTTGACGATTCCTTTTATCATGCATTGGCCGCATTAAAAGAACATTTGAGAAAATATCAGAGACTAGTACTTTTATTTCCCGAAGACATCAAACACCCCCGTAGCAGTTGTCAGTATTTCAATTGTTTCTGTCAGGATTATCACATTGATTCAGCCATTGTGGAAAATACAGACCGGATACAAGTCCGCAAAGGAGAAGTGTACATTGCAATCCGTCAGATAGAGGTAGTCAATATAATCAAGCAAAGCCGGACGACCGGGCTGAAATGCGGAGAAGATTTCGGACTGATAGCCTACAATGACACTCCTGCCTACGAGGTAATAGACCAAGGGATCACCGTACTAAGTATCAACTGGGAAGAGCTGGGGAGGAAAGCCGCAGAATTTGTGCTAACCGGACAGGAAATAAGAACTTATCTTCCTACCGAAGTCCATTTAAGAAATTCAATTTAA
- the gpmI gene encoding 2,3-bisphosphoglycerate-independent phosphoglycerate mutase yields MSKKALLMILDGWGIGDQGKDDVIFNTPTPYWDSLLANYPHSELQASGENVGLPDGQMGNSEVGHLNIGAGRIVYQDLVKINRACADNSIMKNPEIVSAFSYAKENGKNIHFMGLTSNGGVHSSFDHLFKLCDISKEYGIENTFIHCFMDGRDTDPKSGKGFIEQLTAHCEKSAGKIASIVGRFYAMDRDKRWERVKEAYDLLVEGKGKQAADMVQAMQESYDEGVTDEFIKPINNSTVDGTIKEGDVVIFFNYRNDRAKELTVVLTQQDMPEQGMHTIPGLQFYCMTPYDASFKGVHILFDKENVQNTLGEYLAANGKTQLHIAETEKYAHVTFFFNGGRETPYDAEERILVPSPKVATYDLKPEMSAYEVKDKLVEAIKTQKFDFIVVNYANGDMVGHTGIYEAIEKAVKAIDECVKDTVEAAKANDYEVIIIADHGNADHALNEDGTPNTAHSLNPVPFVYVTENKNAKVENGVLADVAPSILHILGMPQPADMTGRDLIK; encoded by the coding sequence ATGAGTAAAAAAGCCCTTTTAATGATTCTTGATGGTTGGGGTATCGGCGATCAAGGTAAAGACGATGTAATCTTTAACACTCCCACTCCTTACTGGGATTCTCTGTTGGCAAACTATCCGCACTCTGAATTGCAGGCTAGCGGTGAGAACGTTGGTTTGCCCGACGGACAGATGGGTAACTCCGAAGTAGGACACTTGAATATCGGTGCAGGACGTATCGTTTACCAAGACTTGGTAAAGATTAACCGTGCATGTGCCGACAACAGCATAATGAAGAATCCCGAGATTGTTTCCGCTTTCTCTTACGCAAAGGAAAATGGCAAGAATATTCACTTTATGGGATTGACTTCAAACGGTGGTGTACACAGTTCATTCGATCATTTGTTCAAACTTTGCGATATCTCTAAAGAATATGGCATTGAAAATACATTTATCCACTGCTTTATGGATGGTCGTGACACAGACCCGAAGAGTGGTAAAGGCTTTATCGAACAACTGACTGCGCACTGCGAAAAATCAGCCGGTAAAATCGCTTCTATCGTTGGTCGCTTCTATGCTATGGACCGTGACAAGCGTTGGGAACGTGTGAAAGAAGCATACGACCTGTTGGTTGAAGGTAAAGGAAAGCAAGCCGCCGATATGGTTCAGGCTATGCAGGAATCATACGATGAAGGTGTTACAGACGAATTCATCAAACCGATCAATAACTCTACCGTAGACGGTACCATCAAAGAAGGTGATGTGGTTATCTTCTTCAACTATCGTAACGACCGTGCCAAGGAATTGACTGTTGTGCTGACTCAACAGGATATGCCGGAACAAGGTATGCATACTATTCCGGGCTTGCAGTTTTATTGCATGACTCCGTATGATGCATCTTTCAAAGGTGTTCATATTCTGTTCGACAAGGAGAATGTTCAAAATACATTGGGTGAATACCTGGCTGCTAACGGTAAGACTCAACTGCACATCGCAGAAACAGAAAAGTATGCTCACGTAACTTTCTTCTTCAATGGTGGTCGTGAAACTCCGTATGATGCCGAAGAGCGTATCTTGGTTCCATCTCCGAAAGTAGCTACTTACGACTTGAAGCCTGAGATGAGTGCTTATGAAGTGAAGGATAAATTGGTAGAAGCTATCAAGACCCAGAAGTTCGATTTCATTGTTGTGAATTACGCTAATGGTGATATGGTAGGTCATACAGGTATCTATGAAGCTATTGAAAAAGCAGTGAAGGCTATTGACGAGTGTGTAAAAGATACAGTGGAAGCTGCCAAAGCTAATGATTATGAAGTGATTATTATTGCCGACCACGGTAATGCCGACCATGCACTGAACGAAGATGGTACACCTAATACGGCTCACTCTTTGAACCCTGTTCCATTTGTATATGTAACAGAGAACAAGAATGCCAAAGTAGAAAATGGGGTATTGGCAGATGTTGCTCCCTCTATCCTGCACATTCTGGGTATGCCTCAGCCTGCTGACATGACCGGACGGGATTTAATAAAATAA
- a CDS encoding DUF3109 family protein — MIQIDDVVISFDVFREKFLCNLDACKGECCIEGDAGAPVELEEVEKLEEVLPVIWDELSPEARAVIDKQGVVYTDEEGDLVTSIVNHKDCVFTCYDEKGYCYCAIEKAFRAGKTDFYKPISCHLYPIRIGDYGPYKAVNYHRWDVCKAAVLLGKKENLPVYKFLKEPLVRKFGEEWYKELEVAAEELKKRGMI; from the coding sequence ATGATACAGATAGATGATGTTGTAATCTCCTTTGATGTGTTTCGTGAGAAATTTCTTTGTAATCTCGATGCCTGTAAAGGTGAGTGCTGCATAGAAGGGGATGCCGGCGCACCGGTGGAACTAGAGGAAGTGGAAAAGCTAGAGGAGGTGCTTCCTGTTATTTGGGATGAACTTTCACCCGAGGCCCGGGCGGTAATTGATAAACAAGGAGTGGTTTATACAGATGAAGAAGGTGATTTGGTAACTTCTATTGTCAATCATAAAGATTGTGTATTTACCTGCTATGATGAGAAAGGGTACTGTTATTGTGCCATTGAGAAAGCCTTCCGGGCAGGTAAGACCGATTTCTATAAGCCAATCTCTTGTCATCTTTACCCCATCCGTATAGGTGATTATGGCCCTTACAAAGCGGTGAATTACCATCGTTGGGATGTATGTAAAGCCGCAGTGTTATTGGGAAAAAAAGAGAACCTTCCTGTATACAAGTTCTTAAAGGAACCGTTGGTGCGGAAATTTGGTGAAGAATGGTATAAAGAGCTGGAGGTTGCGGCAGAAGAATTGAAGAAAAGAGGAATGATTTAA
- a CDS encoding porin codes for MKRLLLSCCILLCAVSTLKAQEQPLISPDDSIRSLVGRLFPNSNPNLSAHMNLQFSTSGVANFIEGDLEDASFKLNRVKLEILGSFSKQFSYHFRQSFNKYSNPHSLDNLSSSIEYALVNWKMSDRFTLTVGKQDIALGGYEYYVNAIKVREYSEFNDNISCYQAGVAGRFNLSSTNELVLQVVNNRSGENDETYLYGLPQGVEKAKVPVLSTVNWNGFFFDNAVQLRYAASYGQLAEGKNLYCFTAGNIYEKGPVIAYIDLMYSREGLDSKGIISDLQGPVLMTPSTAQNAEYFTTVVNFDYRIHPNWNLYLKGAYETAGIYKTNGPFEKGLYRTTWNAQACVEYFPMRNSELLIFAHLLYKGYHLTRRAQALGGMSPDTQRISIGLVYSIPVF; via the coding sequence ATGAAAAGACTACTCTTGTCATGCTGTATTCTATTATGCGCCGTTTCGACCTTGAAGGCGCAAGAACAGCCATTAATCAGTCCGGACGATTCTATCCGTAGTTTGGTGGGACGTTTGTTTCCTAATAGCAATCCGAATCTTTCGGCACACATGAACCTGCAATTCTCCACTTCGGGAGTTGCCAACTTTATTGAAGGAGATTTAGAGGATGCCTCTTTTAAACTGAATCGTGTGAAACTGGAGATATTAGGTTCTTTCAGTAAACAATTCTCTTATCATTTCCGTCAGTCATTTAATAAATACAGCAATCCTCACTCGTTGGACAACTTATCCTCTTCCATTGAGTATGCTTTGGTGAATTGGAAAATGTCTGACCGGTTTACTTTGACCGTCGGGAAACAAGACATCGCTTTGGGTGGTTATGAATATTATGTTAATGCCATCAAAGTCCGCGAGTATAGTGAGTTTAATGATAACATCAGTTGCTATCAGGCAGGAGTAGCGGGAAGATTCAATCTGTCATCCACCAATGAGTTGGTGCTTCAGGTAGTAAATAACCGTAGTGGAGAAAATGATGAAACCTATCTTTACGGTTTGCCACAAGGAGTGGAAAAAGCTAAAGTTCCTGTTCTGTCAACAGTCAATTGGAACGGGTTCTTCTTTGATAACGCGGTACAATTACGATATGCGGCCTCATACGGGCAGCTGGCAGAAGGCAAGAATCTTTATTGTTTTACGGCGGGTAATATTTATGAGAAAGGCCCTGTTATTGCTTATATTGATTTAATGTATTCTCGTGAAGGACTGGATAGCAAAGGTATTATCAGTGATTTGCAAGGTCCTGTTTTAATGACTCCATCTACGGCGCAGAATGCAGAATACTTTACTACGGTGGTGAATTTTGACTATCGTATCCATCCTAATTGGAATCTTTACCTGAAAGGTGCTTATGAAACAGCGGGTATCTATAAAACAAACGGACCTTTTGAGAAAGGACTTTATCGTACTACATGGAATGCGCAGGCTTGTGTGGAATATTTCCCGATGCGTAATAGTGAACTGCTTATTTTTGCTCATCTTTTATATAAAGGGTATCATTTGACCCGGCGTGCGCAGGCTTTGGGAGGTATGAGTCCGGACACGCAACGTATTTCTATCGGGTTGGTTTACTCTATTCCCGTTTTTTGA
- a CDS encoding S8 family serine peptidase yields the protein MKKTVLFFLMTILIASCHQEEIPSVPDKPEGNQPIFDLSDEDVLQGCIYVKLKEEPTEEVQVRSIGNTVRTGIKVLDRAASSLKIERMERTFPYAGKFEERTRKEGLHLWYNVWFSKETSATRAAAEVAFLDGIEIAVPVPKIVSRARPETVWDMYGARVGEWLFDDPGLSKQWYFDNPGTESWQREGADIRLIDVWKQYNGNPTIIVAVVDGGINQDHPDLQDNLWTNPGEIPENGIDDDGNGYIDDVHGYNFVDDNAILVPHRHGTHVAGTIGATNNNGTGISSIAGGNGTPGSGVKLMSCQILKSLTSTGGEVASDPFIAAAIKYGADNGAVISQNSWGYAVGTGRNTSSYINPVHKEAIDYFIKYAGCDNNGEQLDGSPMKGGIVLFASGNANTSDPRIAAPADYDKVVAVAAIEADYRKASYSNYGTYMDISAPGGALNGDGRIWSTTTKLAGNYEYLAGTSMACPLVSGVAALVIEKYGVGKKGFTPETLKEILYQSAYDLDEYNPRYTGQLGHGCVDATAALKIDVSNLHPFTLKSNQVTDNTLIFSVSSSMAGNGELTLYNGIGNKVLSLHLELEAASLHSVDITKLSAGYYTLVYRANGMEIREKFIKY from the coding sequence ATGAAAAAGACTGTCCTTTTTTTTCTGATGACTATATTGATAGCCTCGTGCCATCAAGAAGAAATCCCTTCTGTTCCCGATAAACCGGAAGGGAACCAGCCGATTTTTGATTTATCAGATGAAGATGTACTTCAGGGTTGTATTTATGTGAAACTGAAAGAAGAACCTACAGAAGAGGTGCAGGTAAGGAGTATTGGCAACACGGTAAGGACAGGAATTAAGGTGTTGGACCGGGCTGCCTCTTCTTTGAAAATAGAGAGAATGGAACGTACGTTTCCCTACGCCGGCAAATTTGAAGAACGTACTCGTAAGGAGGGGCTTCATTTATGGTACAATGTTTGGTTCTCCAAAGAAACATCAGCGACTCGTGCAGCTGCTGAAGTGGCTTTTCTAGATGGTATTGAAATAGCTGTTCCTGTTCCTAAAATAGTTTCCAGGGCAAGGCCGGAAACAGTATGGGATATGTATGGTGCCAGAGTGGGAGAGTGGTTGTTCGATGATCCGGGTTTATCCAAACAATGGTATTTTGATAATCCCGGTACAGAATCCTGGCAGAGGGAAGGTGCGGATATCCGTTTGATTGATGTGTGGAAACAATACAATGGGAATCCGACTATTATTGTAGCGGTCGTAGATGGCGGCATTAATCAGGATCATCCTGATTTGCAGGATAATTTATGGACGAATCCGGGTGAGATACCAGAGAATGGTATAGATGATGATGGCAATGGGTATATAGATGATGTACATGGTTATAATTTTGTAGATGATAATGCAATTTTGGTCCCTCATCGTCACGGAACTCATGTGGCGGGTACCATTGGTGCGACAAATAATAATGGAACAGGTATCAGCAGCATTGCAGGAGGGAACGGAACTCCCGGCAGTGGGGTGAAACTTATGAGTTGCCAGATTTTAAAAAGTCTGACTTCCACTGGAGGAGAAGTCGCTTCTGATCCGTTTATTGCTGCTGCTATTAAATATGGTGCTGATAATGGAGCTGTTATCAGTCAGAATAGTTGGGGATACGCTGTCGGAACGGGGAGGAATACCTCTTCATATATTAATCCTGTACATAAGGAAGCTATTGATTACTTTATAAAATATGCCGGATGTGATAACAACGGAGAGCAACTTGACGGAAGTCCAATGAAAGGAGGGATTGTATTGTTTGCATCAGGCAATGCGAATACTTCTGACCCCAGGATAGCGGCGCCGGCTGATTATGACAAGGTAGTTGCGGTTGCAGCCATTGAGGCCGATTATAGAAAGGCTTCTTATTCCAATTATGGTACATATATGGATATTTCTGCTCCCGGAGGAGCATTGAACGGAGATGGGCGGATATGGAGTACGACCACAAAACTGGCCGGTAATTATGAATATCTGGCCGGTACATCTATGGCGTGTCCGCTGGTCAGCGGTGTGGCGGCACTGGTGATAGAGAAGTATGGGGTAGGCAAGAAAGGGTTTACACCGGAAACTCTGAAGGAAATCCTCTATCAAAGCGCATACGATTTGGATGAATATAATCCGAGGTATACCGGCCAGTTGGGGCACGGATGCGTGGATGCCACAGCTGCTTTAAAGATAGATGTTTCTAATCTTCATCCTTTTACATTGAAGTCCAATCAGGTAACTGATAATACTCTGATATTTAGTGTAAGCAGCAGTATGGCTGGTAATGGAGAACTGACTTTGTATAATGGCATTGGCAATAAGGTGCTGAGTCTTCATTTGGAACTTGAAGCCGCCTCCTTGCATTCTGTGGACATAACCAAGCTTTCTGCCGGATATTATACATTGGTGTACCGAGCGAACGGGATGGAGATCAGAGAGAAATTTATCAAGTACTAA
- a CDS encoding PorV/PorQ family protein: MKRIGLYLFIIGITFIKAYGQEDSGPVNTGAANYLTIPVDARSAAMGGAGVAISRGNNAVFHNGAATLSEAMHKGGVTYTYSPWMRDYESGYSLHSLGGFYKINKRNAILLGFRYFGYPEMDGIGEDASGIHPKEIAVEAGYAYELIKNLSVSATFKYLFSDMGKIGNSNGASSVAFDLRILYKREIKDWEGAGWSVGIHASNLGPKIKYLTSKEALPAMVKVGGAADLPFASMHRLTLTADLGYRLSPDDVQALNVSAGAEYAWMEHLMLRGGYHYGDKNKGDASYATAGAGVEYAGVHLDFAWMFAGHECLARNTFWISLGYSF; encoded by the coding sequence ATGAAACGAATAGGACTATATCTGTTTATAATAGGCATAACTTTTATTAAAGCTTATGGACAAGAGGATTCCGGACCTGTCAATACCGGAGCGGCAAACTATCTGACTATACCGGTTGATGCACGCAGCGCAGCCATGGGAGGTGCCGGTGTGGCGATTTCGAGGGGAAATAATGCCGTTTTCCATAATGGTGCGGCAACTTTATCGGAGGCCATGCACAAAGGTGGGGTTACGTATACTTATTCCCCGTGGATGCGTGACTATGAGTCTGGATACTCTCTTCATAGTTTAGGCGGTTTTTATAAAATTAATAAGCGCAATGCCATTCTGTTAGGTTTCCGTTATTTCGGCTATCCGGAGATGGATGGAATAGGGGAGGATGCTTCGGGAATACATCCCAAAGAAATAGCTGTGGAGGCAGGTTATGCATACGAGCTCATAAAGAATCTTTCGGTTTCCGCTACTTTTAAATATCTGTTTTCGGATATGGGTAAGATAGGAAATAGCAACGGTGCGAGTTCTGTGGCTTTTGATTTGAGGATATTATATAAGCGTGAGATAAAGGATTGGGAAGGTGCCGGTTGGTCGGTCGGGATTCATGCGAGTAATCTTGGACCGAAAATAAAATACCTAACCTCTAAAGAGGCTCTTCCTGCAATGGTCAAAGTAGGAGGTGCTGCTGACTTGCCTTTTGCATCAATGCATAGGTTGACTTTGACCGCTGATCTGGGTTACAGGCTTTCCCCCGATGATGTACAGGCGTTAAATGTAAGTGCCGGGGCGGAATATGCATGGATGGAGCATCTCATGTTGCGTGGCGGTTATCATTATGGTGATAAGAATAAAGGAGATGCCAGTTATGCTACGGCCGGGGCAGGAGTGGAATATGCAGGTGTGCATTTGGATTTTGCGTGGATGTTTGCGGGACATGAATGTCTTGCCAGAAATACGTTTTGGATTTCTTTAGGATACTCTTTTTAA
- a CDS encoding glycosyl hydrolase 53 family protein, giving the protein MKEIYHNLKNYMLTALLVLSSSACGSHGNEQSGTDNSDTPAPSKTSFTQGADISWVSEMEKKGLKFYNHEGIETDCFQLMKELGINAIRLRVWVNPKDRWNGKQDVVNKARRAKEQGLDVMVDFHYSDSWADPGQQFKPKAWIGKSVAELKTAIAAHTIDILQALKAEDISPRWVQVGNEIRPGMLWDENVALSGAFYDIRECDVKGLNSTNERVKYPQNTQNLAEFVNTGYDAVKKIFPQSIVIVHIDNAWDDLTWWFKQFKEAGGKLDMIGLSHYPQTHSTKLWQEMNLLALKHISQLAKTFQVKVMITEIGVKQNDSASAQVLADFINKARDMESCAGVWYWEPECYEWNGYDMGAFDKNGKPTAIMNAFQSSTKRK; this is encoded by the coding sequence ATGAAAGAAATATATCATAACCTCAAGAATTATATGCTAACCGCTTTGCTGGTATTATCCTCGTCAGCTTGCGGAAGCCACGGCAACGAACAGTCCGGAACAGATAATTCCGATACACCAGCACCTTCCAAAACCAGTTTTACTCAAGGAGCCGACATCAGTTGGGTGAGTGAAATGGAAAAAAAAGGGTTGAAGTTTTACAATCATGAAGGCATAGAAACCGACTGCTTCCAACTGATGAAAGAGCTGGGCATAAATGCCATCCGCCTGCGCGTATGGGTAAATCCCAAAGACAGATGGAACGGTAAACAAGACGTTGTGAACAAAGCCCGACGAGCCAAAGAACAAGGTCTGGATGTCATGGTAGACTTCCATTACAGCGACTCATGGGCTGATCCCGGACAACAGTTCAAGCCCAAGGCATGGATCGGCAAATCAGTAGCGGAACTAAAGACGGCCATTGCCGCCCATACCATCGACATCTTGCAAGCATTAAAAGCGGAAGACATATCCCCACGATGGGTACAAGTGGGTAACGAAATCCGTCCAGGAATGTTGTGGGATGAGAATGTCGCACTCAGCGGTGCATTCTATGATATCCGAGAATGTGATGTCAAAGGCTTAAACAGTACCAATGAGCGAGTGAAATATCCACAAAACACACAAAATCTGGCCGAGTTTGTCAATACCGGCTACGATGCCGTAAAAAAAATCTTCCCCCAAAGTATCGTTATTGTTCACATAGACAATGCCTGGGACGACTTAACTTGGTGGTTCAAGCAGTTCAAAGAAGCTGGAGGAAAATTGGATATGATTGGCCTGTCACACTATCCACAAACTCATTCCACAAAATTATGGCAAGAAATGAACTTGTTAGCATTAAAACACATCAGCCAACTAGCAAAGACTTTCCAAGTAAAAGTCATGATAACCGAAATAGGGGTAAAACAAAATGATTCCGCTTCCGCCCAAGTCCTTGCCGATTTTATAAACAAAGCCCGAGACATGGAATCTTGCGCTGGTGTATGGTACTGGGAACCGGAATGTTACGAATGGAACGGATATGATATGGGAGCCTTTGACAAAAACGGAAAACCCACAGCCATTATGAATGCATTCCAATCATCTACAAAAAGAAAGTAA
- a CDS encoding alpha-amylase family glycosyl hydrolase, translating to MKRIHLFLVGILFLLCLVPLSQACSDDSPEIPVPPTPENPDPPTATWKNITAAPDNWDGTKRADISYQLLVYSFADKDGDKYGDLNGLIDKLDYINSLGVTALWLSPIHPAMSYHGYDVTDHTKVNPKLGTEADFDRLITEAHKRNIKIYLDYVMNHTGKAHPWFKEATSSTDNLYRSYYLFSQSPQTEIAEGKIAMIPKEEYAANEWFATSSEDTEVKGIYTFSLDWSKASQPTVTVTRAEKADADNPDPGTNGAKYLYFGEGICKKFYDKGNNHYELTTDFVSSWGFLIRTSNDPSWPAGTKYGATSASHKVTLGTAFTLDNKTAADILFDSMNLWYYHSQFATDYFADLNYGAVEQATSSPAYIAMANSAKGWIDRGVDGLRLDAVKHIYHSATSNENPRFLNMFYEDMNTYYKQKGHTDNFYMVGEVLSEYNEVAPYYAGLPALFEFSFWYRLEWALNNATGCYFTKDILNYRQEYAAYRPGYIAATKLSNHDEDRAASKLGKSTAKEKLAAAVLLTTPGSPYIYYGEELGLYGTKDKGDEYVRGPMLWGDSYTTHYTDKIDATVSTNIPDVTKQTADHQSVLNTYLIFTALRNTYPALAQGTMTRHALFNESGEGEKKYKSIAAWYMTKDSEKLLVIHNFGNSEIEIPLTDRTEKAIAVSGNVQEKEDHGNFYLKLDGYASVVYLLKN from the coding sequence ATGAAACGAATCCATCTCTTTCTAGTAGGTATACTATTCCTGCTTTGCTTGGTACCTCTGTCACAAGCCTGTTCTGACGATTCGCCGGAAATACCGGTTCCTCCGACTCCCGAAAACCCTGATCCTCCTACCGCCACTTGGAAAAATATCACTGCCGCCCCCGACAATTGGGATGGTACCAAGCGTGCCGACATCTCCTATCAATTATTAGTTTACTCCTTTGCAGACAAAGACGGTGACAAATACGGCGACCTCAACGGACTCATTGACAAGCTGGATTACATCAACAGCCTCGGAGTGACAGCCCTCTGGCTCTCCCCCATCCATCCTGCCATGTCCTATCACGGCTATGATGTGACAGACCATACCAAAGTCAATCCCAAACTAGGTACAGAGGCCGACTTCGACCGCCTCATCACCGAAGCCCACAAGCGCAACATAAAAATATACCTGGATTATGTAATGAACCATACGGGCAAAGCCCACCCTTGGTTCAAGGAAGCCACCTCATCTACTGATAATCTTTATCGTAGCTACTATCTCTTCTCCCAATCTCCTCAAACAGAGATAGCAGAAGGAAAAATAGCCATGATACCCAAAGAAGAATATGCCGCCAATGAATGGTTCGCAACCTCCTCCGAAGATACAGAAGTAAAAGGCATCTATACATTCAGCCTCGACTGGAGCAAAGCCTCGCAACCCACCGTCACAGTAACCCGGGCCGAAAAAGCCGATGCGGACAACCCTGACCCCGGCACAAACGGAGCCAAATACCTTTATTTCGGAGAAGGCATATGTAAAAAATTCTATGACAAAGGGAACAACCATTATGAACTGACCACAGACTTCGTTTCCTCTTGGGGATTTCTAATCCGCACTAGTAACGATCCTTCTTGGCCTGCAGGAACTAAATACGGTGCTACTTCTGCTTCCCACAAAGTCACTTTGGGAACTGCATTCACTCTTGATAACAAAACAGCGGCCGATATTCTGTTCGATTCCATGAACTTATGGTATTATCATTCCCAGTTTGCCACCGACTACTTTGCCGACCTCAACTATGGTGCGGTGGAACAAGCCACTTCTTCCCCTGCGTACATAGCCATGGCAAACAGTGCCAAAGGATGGATAGACCGAGGTGTGGACGGACTGCGGCTGGATGCTGTCAAGCACATCTACCACAGTGCTACCAGCAACGAAAATCCCCGTTTTCTGAATATGTTCTACGAAGACATGAACACTTATTACAAGCAAAAAGGACACACGGACAATTTCTACATGGTGGGTGAAGTTCTGTCCGAATACAACGAAGTAGCCCCCTATTATGCCGGTCTGCCCGCTTTGTTCGAGTTCTCTTTCTGGTATCGTCTGGAATGGGCTCTCAATAATGCCACCGGATGTTATTTCACCAAAGACATCCTGAACTATAGGCAAGAATATGCCGCCTATCGTCCCGGGTACATCGCAGCAACCAAACTAAGCAACCATGATGAAGATCGTGCAGCCTCCAAGCTAGGTAAATCTACCGCCAAGGAGAAATTAGCAGCCGCTGTCTTGCTCACTACTCCCGGCTCACCTTATATTTATTATGGTGAAGAACTAGGATTATACGGCACCAAAGACAAAGGAGATGAATATGTACGCGGACCTATGTTGTGGGGAGACAGTTATACCACCCACTATACCGACAAAATAGATGCCACAGTAAGCACAAACATCCCCGATGTAACCAAACAGACGGCAGACCATCAGTCAGTATTGAATACCTACTTGATCTTTACCGCATTGCGTAACACCTATCCAGCGCTGGCCCAAGGAACCATGACCCGTCATGCTCTGTTCAACGAATCGGGAGAGGGAGAAAAAAAATACAAAAGTATTGCCGCCTGGTACATGACTAAAGATAGCGAGAAACTATTGGTTATTCATAATTTTGGCAATTCTGAAATAGAGATTCCCTTGACGGACAGGACGGAGAAAGCTATCGCCGTATCCGGAAATGTACAGGAGAAGGAAGACCATGGAAACTTTTATTTAAAACTAGACGGATATGCCTCCGTTGTCTATCTTCTAAAAAACTAA